The following proteins come from a genomic window of Paramicrobacterium humi:
- a CDS encoding AAA family ATPase yields the protein MATSSATMVGRGAELARLHDTFERSAAGEPQAVLVSGEAGIGKTRLLSTFGEEVSSRANVLVGQCIDLGSTPTPYGPLIPVLRGIVAGMGAEAALSAAGPGRDALLLLLPELGDGPVNADEVSAARLREVVVVLIEEYAERAPLVLMIEDLHWADASTLTMLRFMLRAITGARLLLVLSLRNEDVRRGHPVREFVIEGERARLLERIELDRLDRDDVRELVEQILTRPVDADALERVVDRAEGVPFYVEELACCSDGPMPETLRDLLLARYDQLDESAQRIVRVISCAEGWLTHPILSAVAGMADDELDAAIRLAVQANIITLGADSYRFRHALLREAVYEELLPGERGRLHLAFATTLEQHPELAPSPAAIAHHWHAAHDSRRALAASVTAMDAAKDAYAYATASRLGELAIELWDGVPDAEEVTGTTKVRLLARVGSALRNAGEGERALATVSAALEEAERTPQPAAVQVRLLRDKAQYLANLGRPGSIELLTDALAMFATGAGEAGELEDDRLRAELLNTLAARYMVAGRSHEAIVTAREAYELAEQSGDDAEMSIAANLSGVSRDALGDVAGALDDFAVAGKHAVTENSFLRYSVNYSDLLLNEGRYREAVEVARAGYERARELGVERSSGTMLLHNMVDPLLLLGDIDEAEKLITRSLAMNTLLVFQAYAQKTKIEALLWRGELAEAESRARDWLPALRAIGAVERQVWYALADAEASVAVAAGDIPAAWRVFERVLADPGPIMLGYHRRALLLAATVVSRLRVSPGDLGADDVAAAAAAVQASWQAMPDAVRTAEWTRIIDAALAIPDAAAVDRLEAAHDAAAHESLPATVPPFLCLQLARALVDAGDRARARELLQSAAKAASALSHIGLQREVADYASAAGLEENDAAGPLGLTARERQVLELVADGLSNRQIGERLFISAKTASVHVSAILRKLGVATRTEAAVAAGRNPRT from the coding sequence ATGGCCACTTCGAGCGCCACCATGGTGGGCCGCGGCGCCGAGCTCGCTCGTCTGCATGACACCTTCGAGCGGAGCGCGGCGGGCGAGCCCCAGGCCGTGCTCGTCTCGGGCGAGGCCGGCATCGGGAAGACGCGACTGCTGAGCACGTTCGGCGAGGAGGTCTCCTCGCGGGCGAACGTGCTCGTGGGGCAGTGCATCGATCTCGGCAGCACGCCGACGCCGTACGGTCCGCTGATCCCCGTCCTGCGCGGCATCGTCGCCGGGATGGGCGCCGAGGCGGCGTTGAGCGCCGCCGGGCCCGGCCGTGATGCGCTGCTCCTGCTGCTTCCCGAACTCGGCGACGGCCCCGTCAACGCGGACGAGGTGAGCGCCGCCCGGCTGCGTGAGGTCGTCGTCGTGCTGATCGAGGAGTACGCCGAGCGCGCGCCGCTCGTGCTCATGATCGAAGACCTGCACTGGGCGGATGCCTCGACCCTCACGATGCTCCGCTTCATGCTGCGCGCCATCACGGGGGCGCGGCTCCTGCTCGTTCTGAGCCTGCGCAATGAAGACGTGCGCCGCGGTCACCCCGTGCGAGAGTTCGTCATCGAGGGTGAGCGTGCGCGCCTGCTCGAGCGCATCGAGCTCGATCGGCTCGACCGTGACGATGTGCGCGAGCTCGTGGAACAGATCCTCACCCGGCCGGTCGACGCCGACGCGCTCGAGCGCGTCGTGGATCGGGCGGAGGGCGTCCCGTTCTACGTGGAGGAGCTCGCCTGCTGCAGCGACGGGCCCATGCCCGAGACGCTGCGCGACCTCCTGCTCGCCCGGTACGACCAGCTCGACGAGTCGGCGCAGCGCATCGTGCGGGTCATCTCGTGCGCCGAGGGCTGGCTGACCCACCCCATCCTGAGCGCCGTCGCCGGAATGGCAGATGACGAATTGGATGCCGCCATCCGCCTGGCCGTGCAGGCGAACATCATCACCCTTGGCGCCGACTCGTACCGCTTCCGCCACGCGCTCCTGCGCGAAGCGGTGTACGAGGAGCTGCTGCCGGGCGAGCGCGGCCGCCTGCACCTCGCGTTCGCCACGACGCTCGAGCAGCACCCCGAGCTCGCTCCCTCCCCTGCGGCGATCGCCCACCACTGGCACGCCGCGCACGACTCGCGCCGTGCCCTTGCGGCATCCGTCACCGCAATGGACGCCGCGAAGGACGCCTACGCGTACGCCACCGCGTCCCGGCTCGGCGAGCTGGCGATCGAGCTGTGGGACGGCGTGCCGGATGCCGAAGAGGTGACGGGGACGACGAAGGTGCGGCTGCTCGCTCGCGTGGGCTCCGCGCTGCGCAACGCCGGCGAAGGCGAGCGGGCCCTTGCCACGGTGAGCGCCGCGCTCGAGGAGGCGGAGCGCACGCCCCAGCCGGCGGCGGTTCAGGTTCGCCTGCTTCGCGACAAGGCGCAGTACCTCGCGAACCTCGGCCGGCCGGGCTCGATCGAGCTGCTCACCGACGCGCTCGCGATGTTCGCCACCGGCGCGGGTGAGGCGGGAGAGTTGGAGGACGACCGGCTGCGGGCGGAGTTGCTCAACACACTCGCCGCGCGCTACATGGTCGCCGGCCGATCGCACGAAGCCATCGTGACTGCACGGGAGGCGTACGAGCTCGCCGAGCAGAGCGGCGACGACGCCGAGATGTCGATCGCGGCGAACCTCAGCGGCGTCTCGCGAGACGCACTGGGCGATGTGGCGGGCGCCCTGGACGACTTCGCCGTGGCCGGCAAGCACGCGGTGACGGAGAACTCGTTCCTGCGCTACAGCGTCAACTACTCGGACCTGCTGCTGAACGAGGGCCGCTACCGCGAGGCGGTCGAGGTCGCGAGGGCCGGCTATGAGCGCGCCCGCGAGCTCGGCGTCGAGCGCTCATCGGGAACGATGCTGCTGCACAACATGGTCGATCCCCTCCTGCTGCTCGGCGACATCGACGAGGCGGAGAAGCTGATCACGCGCAGCCTCGCCATGAACACGCTGCTCGTGTTCCAGGCCTACGCGCAGAAGACGAAGATCGAGGCGCTGCTGTGGCGGGGCGAACTCGCCGAGGCCGAGAGCCGGGCCCGCGACTGGCTGCCGGCGCTTCGCGCGATCGGCGCGGTGGAGCGACAGGTCTGGTACGCGCTCGCCGACGCCGAGGCGAGTGTCGCCGTCGCCGCAGGCGACATCCCCGCCGCCTGGCGCGTCTTCGAGCGCGTGCTCGCGGATCCGGGCCCGATCATGCTCGGCTATCATCGGCGGGCCCTCCTGCTCGCGGCGACCGTCGTGTCGCGACTGCGCGTCTCCCCCGGCGACCTCGGCGCGGATGACGTCGCGGCCGCCGCGGCCGCGGTCCAGGCGTCATGGCAGGCGATGCCCGACGCCGTGCGCACGGCGGAGTGGACGAGGATCATCGACGCGGCCCTCGCGATCCCCGACGCTGCAGCCGTCGACCGGCTCGAGGCCGCCCACGACGCGGCCGCGCACGAGAGCCTCCCGGCGACGGTGCCGCCGTTCCTCTGCCTGCAGCTGGCTCGCGCCCTCGTGGATGCCGGCGACAGGGCTCGGGCGCGCGAGCTGCTGCAGAGCGCGGCGAAAGCGGCATCCGCCCTCTCGCATATCGGCCTGCAACGCGAGGTCGCCGACTACGCCTCCGCCGCGGGACTCGAGGAGAACGACGCTGCCGGACCGCTCGGTCTCACGGCGCGCGAGCGGCAAGTGCTCGAGCTCGTCGCCGACGGGCTCAGCAACCGTCAGATCGGCGAGCGGCTGTTCATCAGCGCGAAGACCGCGAGCGTGCATGTCTCCGCGATCCTGCGAAAGCTCGGGGTCGCCACGCGCACGGAGGCCGCCGTTGCCGCAGGCCGGAACCCGAGAACGTGA
- a CDS encoding phosphodiesterase, producing MTSRTAEYPRPDHFLLHISDTHLLGRGRKLYDSVDSADHLRELFAELEASEGRPEAIVFTGDLADKGEPEAYELLRGIVEPAAERLGARVIWAMGNHDNRAALRAGLLDEAPSMRPIDRVYDVNGLRVITLDTSVPGAHHGELTREQLDWLAAELATPAPHGTVLAMHHPPVPSVLDLAVSVELRDQSALAAVLLGSDVRSIIAGHLHYSSTATFAGIPVSVASATCYTQDLNVPVGGTRGRDGARAFNLVHVYESTVLHSVVPVGAYAALDYIPADESARRLAEQGIVIPESGTLAARKPERELVGAR from the coding sequence GTGACATCACGAACGGCCGAATACCCTAGGCCGGATCACTTTCTTCTGCACATCAGCGACACCCACCTGCTCGGGCGGGGACGCAAGCTCTACGACTCTGTCGACAGCGCCGATCACTTGCGAGAGCTGTTCGCCGAGCTCGAGGCCTCGGAGGGCCGGCCCGAGGCGATCGTCTTCACGGGCGACCTCGCCGACAAGGGCGAGCCGGAGGCGTACGAGCTGCTTCGCGGCATCGTCGAGCCTGCCGCCGAGCGGCTCGGCGCCCGCGTGATCTGGGCGATGGGCAACCACGACAATCGCGCTGCTCTGCGCGCCGGACTGCTTGACGAGGCGCCGAGCATGCGCCCGATCGATCGCGTCTACGACGTGAACGGCCTGCGCGTCATCACTCTCGACACGAGCGTGCCGGGGGCGCACCACGGCGAACTCACGCGCGAACAGCTCGACTGGCTCGCCGCCGAGCTGGCGACGCCTGCCCCTCACGGCACGGTTCTCGCGATGCATCACCCGCCGGTGCCGAGCGTGCTTGACCTCGCGGTGAGCGTCGAGCTGCGCGACCAGTCCGCCCTCGCCGCCGTCCTGCTCGGCAGTGACGTGCGCAGCATCATCGCCGGCCACTTGCACTACTCGTCGACAGCGACATTCGCCGGCATCCCGGTCTCCGTCGCCTCCGCCACGTGCTACACGCAAGACCTCAACGTGCCTGTCGGCGGCACCCGAGGCCGCGACGGCGCCCGCGCGTTCAATCTCGTGCACGTGTATGAGTCGACGGTGCTGCACTCGGTGGTTCCCGTGGGAGCGTACGCGGCGCTCGACTACATTCCGGCCGACGAGAGCGCGCGTCGCCTGGCCGAGCAGGGAATCGTGATCCCCGAATCAGGCACGCTCGCTGCCCGGAAGCCGGAGCGAGAGCTCGTCGGCGCGCGCTGA
- a CDS encoding stealth conserved region 3 domain-containing protein: MSEDDAVDAQRQESTLSDAAGRSFRVEAPLASGLPAIVADEGAPAAHGAARLLTDEPLVVPSRERRFEREDVVHREGRYALTVGHFTPHQSMVEDLLAVADALEQAGIDFLLARSSADRPIIAVDRRRRRDVEAAFSTAFAHEPFYALTLKKEQKRDLSDAPYYSVDDDLPTVLLADGRLSPLPKAKVFRLYRPRLEPIGRLRYGPESAPQLELWAFGDETIIAPTPNALTRRHLARSEAAIATITRWGREWPTLENMFADLASDVTFDIDVVFSWVDGSSVEYRRRRAARMAGVLVGEGDDSEARFRQIDELKYALRSIYMFAPWVRRIFIATDSPAPRWLKRHPRVMIVPAEKHFADPSVLPTYNSHAVESQLHHIPGLAEHFLYSNDDMFFGRQVSPSLFFSPGGVTKFVEARTRIGLGDTDPTRSGYENAARVNRELLRGRFGKITTRHLEHCAAPLRVSVLNEMEQEFAEEFRRTAASRFRSATDISVTNSLYHYYALMTGRAVVQTQARVRYIETTLRSAAPAMERLLRKRDQDMFCLNDGSKPEISDEERTENVTAFLERYFPFPAPWEKDSADSARADELSLRLPGSERA; encoded by the coding sequence ATGAGCGAGGATGACGCCGTGGACGCCCAGCGTCAGGAATCGACGCTCTCGGATGCCGCCGGACGCTCGTTCCGCGTCGAGGCTCCCCTCGCCTCCGGTCTGCCCGCCATCGTCGCCGATGAGGGTGCTCCAGCCGCGCACGGTGCGGCCCGGCTGCTCACCGACGAACCGCTCGTCGTCCCCTCTCGGGAGCGCCGGTTCGAACGCGAGGACGTCGTGCATCGCGAGGGCCGCTACGCGCTCACCGTCGGCCACTTCACGCCGCACCAGTCGATGGTCGAGGATCTCCTCGCCGTCGCCGATGCGCTCGAGCAGGCGGGAATCGACTTCCTGCTGGCGCGCAGCTCGGCGGATCGCCCGATCATCGCGGTCGACCGGCGCCGGCGCCGTGACGTCGAGGCGGCATTCTCGACCGCGTTCGCCCACGAGCCGTTCTATGCCCTCACCCTCAAGAAGGAGCAGAAGCGGGATCTCTCCGACGCGCCCTACTACTCCGTCGACGATGATCTGCCCACCGTTCTGCTCGCCGACGGCCGGCTGTCTCCCCTGCCAAAGGCGAAGGTGTTCCGGCTCTACCGCCCGCGACTCGAGCCCATTGGTCGCCTCCGCTACGGCCCGGAGTCGGCTCCGCAGCTCGAGCTGTGGGCGTTCGGCGACGAGACGATAATCGCGCCGACCCCCAACGCGCTCACGCGTCGCCACCTCGCTCGGTCGGAAGCGGCGATCGCGACGATCACCCGCTGGGGACGTGAGTGGCCGACGCTCGAGAACATGTTCGCCGACCTCGCGAGCGACGTCACATTCGACATCGACGTCGTCTTCTCGTGGGTCGACGGCTCGAGCGTCGAGTACCGCAGGCGGCGGGCCGCGCGCATGGCGGGCGTGCTCGTGGGCGAGGGTGACGATTCGGAGGCCCGGTTCCGCCAGATCGACGAGCTGAAGTATGCGCTTCGAAGCATATACATGTTCGCGCCGTGGGTCCGGCGCATCTTCATCGCGACGGATTCTCCGGCACCGCGCTGGCTCAAGCGGCATCCGCGCGTGATGATCGTACCGGCGGAGAAGCACTTCGCGGACCCGAGCGTGCTGCCCACGTACAACTCGCACGCCGTCGAGAGCCAACTGCACCACATTCCGGGTCTCGCCGAGCACTTCCTGTATTCCAACGACGACATGTTCTTCGGCCGCCAAGTGAGTCCCTCCCTGTTCTTCTCGCCCGGCGGAGTGACCAAGTTCGTCGAGGCGCGCACGCGCATCGGGCTCGGCGACACCGATCCCACGAGGTCGGGATATGAGAACGCCGCTCGCGTGAATCGTGAGCTCCTGCGCGGCCGTTTCGGCAAGATCACGACCCGGCATCTCGAGCACTGCGCCGCACCCTTGCGCGTGAGCGTTCTGAACGAGATGGAGCAGGAGTTCGCTGAGGAGTTCCGGCGCACGGCGGCATCCCGATTCCGTTCGGCGACCGACATCTCGGTGACCAACTCGCTCTATCACTACTACGCGCTCATGACCGGACGCGCTGTCGTGCAGACGCAAGCGCGCGTGCGCTACATCGAGACGACGCTGCGTTCGGCTGCGCCCGCGATGGAGCGCCTGCTGCGCAAGCGCGACCAGGACATGTTCTGCCTCAATGACGGCTCGAAGCCGGAGATCAGCGACGAGGAGCGCACCGAGAACGTGACGGCGTTCCTGGAACGCTACTTCCCGTTTCCGGCGCCGTGGGAAAAGGACTCGGCTGACTCAGCGCGCGCCGACGAGCTCTCGCTCCGGCTTCCGGGCAGCGAGCGTGCCTGA
- a CDS encoding FAD-dependent oxidoreductase, with amino-acid sequence MPTDDSRTHELSSATEVDVVVYGATSAGVCAAVAAAQRGARTVLVEPGRHLGGMTSGGLGYTDIGDARVLGGAAARFRHDVAEHYGVAAGRYAGPEPHVAEAIFERWLLEAHVEVVFGERLTAALVSAGRIEEVEFSSGLRLRANVCIDASYEGDLLAAAGVPSAVGREDRALYGETFAGRRELLPGRHTMPPWISPFADDPSGLTVGSLLPQIKPEPLARVGEGDGGVMSYGYRVCLTRAADRIPFERPPGYSEEYWELGRRLFAHWASRGVDVAAGELIGLAQNLPGEKCDGNSLGPFSLSVLDGSAWRYPLASAQERERIREHHLSHAAGFLWFLSTDPSVPSAVRTEMSRWGLPRDEFADSVHLPHQLYVREARRMIGSRVLTEHDLLHSTRHPDTVAMGSYHIDIREVQRAWTWVYEHPRPRGMVVTEGYLSVPVQPYEIPYRCLIPREEHCTNLIVPVCVSASHVAFSSVRMEVQYQMLGHAAGVAAALCCATDTIVQGVDVGRLREQLAGDGQVLALPA; translated from the coding sequence ATGCCGACTGATGATTCGCGCACGCACGAACTGTCGTCGGCGACAGAGGTCGACGTCGTGGTCTATGGCGCAACCTCGGCTGGAGTCTGCGCGGCGGTGGCCGCGGCCCAGCGCGGCGCCCGCACGGTTCTCGTCGAACCCGGCCGGCATCTCGGCGGGATGACGAGCGGCGGCCTCGGTTACACGGACATCGGCGATGCGCGCGTGCTCGGCGGCGCTGCCGCGCGGTTTCGCCACGATGTCGCGGAACACTACGGGGTCGCGGCCGGTCGCTATGCGGGACCGGAACCACATGTCGCCGAGGCAATATTCGAGCGCTGGCTGCTCGAGGCGCACGTCGAGGTCGTGTTCGGCGAGCGCCTCACTGCGGCGCTCGTATCCGCCGGGCGCATCGAGGAGGTGGAGTTCTCGTCGGGGCTGCGGCTGCGCGCCAACGTCTGCATCGACGCGAGCTATGAGGGCGACCTTCTCGCGGCCGCCGGAGTCCCGTCGGCGGTTGGCCGCGAAGACCGCGCTCTCTACGGCGAGACCTTCGCCGGGCGCCGCGAGCTCCTGCCCGGTCGGCACACGATGCCGCCGTGGATCTCCCCGTTCGCCGACGACCCCTCCGGCCTGACTGTCGGCTCCCTGCTTCCGCAGATCAAACCGGAGCCGCTCGCCCGCGTCGGCGAAGGCGATGGCGGCGTCATGTCCTACGGCTATCGGGTCTGCCTCACCCGCGCGGCGGATCGCATTCCGTTCGAGCGGCCGCCCGGGTACTCCGAGGAGTACTGGGAGCTTGGCCGGCGTCTGTTCGCGCACTGGGCGTCGAGGGGCGTCGATGTCGCCGCGGGCGAGCTGATCGGGCTGGCCCAGAACCTGCCGGGGGAGAAGTGCGACGGCAATTCTCTCGGCCCGTTCTCGCTGAGCGTGCTCGACGGCTCGGCCTGGCGGTACCCGCTCGCCTCGGCGCAGGAGCGAGAGCGCATTCGGGAACATCACTTGTCGCACGCGGCCGGGTTCCTCTGGTTCCTCAGCACCGATCCGTCCGTGCCGTCAGCGGTGCGCACCGAGATGAGCCGCTGGGGGCTGCCGCGGGACGAGTTCGCCGACAGCGTTCACCTTCCGCACCAGCTCTACGTGCGCGAGGCGCGGCGAATGATCGGCTCACGCGTGCTGACGGAGCATGACCTCCTTCACTCCACGCGACACCCGGACACCGTGGCGATGGGCTCGTACCACATCGACATCCGCGAAGTTCAGCGCGCCTGGACCTGGGTGTACGAGCATCCTCGACCCCGGGGAATGGTGGTGACCGAAGGCTACCTCTCGGTTCCCGTGCAGCCGTACGAGATCCCCTATCGCTGTCTCATCCCCCGCGAGGAGCACTGCACAAACCTGATCGTTCCCGTGTGCGTCTCCGCGTCGCACGTCGCGTTCTCGTCGGTCCGCATGGAAGTGCAGTACCAGATGCTCGGACACGCGGCTGGCGTAGCCGCCGCGCTCTGCTGCGCGACCGACACGATAGTGCAGGGAGTCGACGTCGGCAGGCTGCGCGAGCAGCTCGCCGGCGATGGCCAGGTTCTCGCTCTTCCCGCGTGA
- a CDS encoding Gfo/Idh/MocA family protein, whose amino-acid sequence MTRTLSVAVLGFWHVHAADYAKAVREHPDTSLAAVWDPDAERGRHAAADLGVPFVADLDELLARGDIDAVTVTTATNEHHDVMMKAASHGKHIFTEKLLAPSVDECEEILACARRNGAVLVVSLPRLTESTTITARRLIADGALGDLTYGRVRMAHDGWIHDWLPERFADRTAAIGGALSDLGCHPAYLTQLFFGARPDAVTAQYSSVTGREVEDNAVATSRYGNGALAVFEASFVTTPGAFALELRGTEGALLYGFGDERMRVKSSRLDPDAWQEVTLDPAAASPFEQWLEHIAAGTTPTENQRAAVELTRLIVAANEAAATGTTVSLPPE is encoded by the coding sequence ATGACCCGAACGCTCTCCGTCGCGGTTCTCGGCTTCTGGCACGTCCACGCCGCCGACTATGCGAAAGCGGTTCGCGAGCACCCCGACACCAGCCTCGCCGCCGTGTGGGATCCGGACGCGGAACGCGGCAGGCACGCCGCGGCAGACCTCGGCGTGCCCTTCGTCGCCGACCTTGACGAGCTCCTCGCCCGCGGGGACATCGACGCCGTCACCGTGACGACTGCGACGAACGAGCACCACGACGTCATGATGAAAGCCGCTTCGCACGGCAAGCACATCTTCACCGAGAAGCTGCTCGCGCCGAGCGTCGACGAGTGCGAGGAGATCCTCGCCTGCGCCCGCCGGAACGGTGCCGTTCTCGTGGTCTCGCTCCCCCGCCTCACGGAGTCCACGACGATCACGGCGCGCCGCCTCATCGCCGACGGCGCGCTCGGTGATCTCACCTACGGGCGCGTCCGAATGGCGCACGACGGCTGGATCCACGACTGGCTGCCCGAGCGGTTCGCCGATCGAACCGCGGCGATCGGCGGGGCGCTCTCCGACCTCGGCTGCCACCCCGCGTACCTCACACAGCTCTTCTTCGGCGCCAGACCGGATGCCGTGACCGCACAGTACTCGTCGGTCACCGGCCGGGAGGTCGAAGACAACGCCGTCGCGACGTCCCGCTACGGGAACGGTGCACTCGCGGTGTTCGAAGCGAGCTTCGTCACGACCCCCGGAGCCTTCGCACTCGAACTTCGCGGAACCGAAGGCGCCCTGCTGTACGGCTTCGGCGACGAGCGCATGCGCGTGAAGAGCAGCCGGCTCGACCCGGACGCCTGGCAGGAGGTGACGCTCGATCCCGCCGCGGCCTCGCCGTTCGAACAGTGGCTCGAGCACATCGCCGCCGGGACGACGCCCACGGAGAACCAGCGTGCGGCCGTCGAGCTCACCCGCCTGATCGTCGCAGCGAACGAGGCTGCCGCAACGGGGACGACCGTGTCCCTCCCACCCGAATAA